In Lycium ferocissimum isolate CSIRO_LF1 chromosome 3, AGI_CSIRO_Lferr_CH_V1, whole genome shotgun sequence, the genomic window TCCGATCCTGCTCCATgcgcaccccccccccccccaccctctCCTCGATCAATAGTGTCTGTCTGGGGTTATATACAAATGCACTCTTGGGACAATATTTTCTGCTTACTTACCACAAAATGCaaataccataaaaaaaaaaaaatcgcgcaTTCTTAAGGTAATGTTTCcttaccaaacacacccttaatcctTCGTACACTTCCATTAGCAGATGGACATCCGCATAAAAGCTTATAAACCAATATGTGGGGCAAAGATTGGGGCCAATCTCACCTCAGTCAGACTccatttgttattttattttcctgTGATCCCATTATATATGTTGTCAATTGTGTGTATTTTCCACTATAGACACCCCcacctaatttttgacaaaAGTGCATGCATACTTGGTCCCCATCTTTTTTGCTAGTTGCTAATGacgtataactccacttctctcaaCACACCCCATCTTTCTAAAAGCAAAGATAAATCCATAAGCAATCTCAAATCTCAAAGATAAACCCAAACAAACTCTCTCTATAGAGAAATTAAAATTCATGGGTGCCATTAACTTCTTGGACACCATTTTAGTCCCCTTGAGTCTTTTCATCACAATTGGCTACCATGCCTATCTTTGGCAAAACTTGAAACATAAGCCTTCTAACACCACCATTGGTATGAACATGCTCAAGAGGAGATCTTGGCTGCGAGAGCTCAATCAAGCAAGTCTTCCATTTCATTCTTCAGTTTTAATTTTCtattaattaaatatgtataacgAAATTCTGAGGCGGAATCAAGATTTTTAgcttatttgttcttgatcacAATTTCGTTCGttacacaaaaaatataaaatttgagtCAAAGTTACCGAATTCTACCGAACTTGTAGTTACCACTCCACTATGGCTCTGCCCCTGATTCTAATAAACAAACGTGCATCTAGGGGTTACTATGGGTTCAATTCTGCTTTCAACTCTAACTATGTATactaatatgattttttttttattattcattCTGAACTCACTGAATCTTGAATTCGCGGCGTCAattgatgatttttttatttttttttccgcaGGGAAACGCAAAGAAAGGCACGTTGGCTGTACAAAGTTTGAGAAATGCTTTAATGGAGACAATACTCACTGCTacaatcacaattctcatcacTTTGGCAATGGCAGCTTTGACAAACAATACTTTAAAAGTGAGCAATCTCTTTACTAATGCTTTCTTTGGCTCACAGACAGGGAAGATAATTGTTCTAAAATATGGATCAGCAACAATTTTCTTGGTGGCTAGCTTCTTGTGTAGCTCCATGGCACTTGGTTTCTTAATTGATGCTAATTTCTTGGTGAACGCATTGGGGGAATTCTCTATAAATCCAAGGTACACAGAGACCATATTTGAAAGAGGATTTACATTGGCTTTTGTTGGTGATAGGGTGCTATGTATGACTTTTCCTCTTTTGTTTTGGATGTTTGGCCCTGTACCTGTGGTTGTGTCTTCGCTGGCTTTGGTTTGGGGGCTGCGCGAGCGCGATTTTGCTGGAAATTGGTCGAGAACGATGAATAAGAGTTGCACCTGAATAAGAAAAAACTATAGTAGTTGTTACTAATATCAGCGTATGTTGATCTTCATGATCCAATATAGttcgtaaaaacatatatagtttaaaataattatatattgtCAGTGCACAAAAGTCTAACTTTTGTTACAACAAGCCAAGTGAATTATTGTGTGAATTCTTGGGGTTGTCTCgggtgtgtgtgtgggtggggtggggtgaggGTCGGGGATATGCATTTTGTGCTAATTTATTGAGTCCTAAGCTTGAAAGTTTGCAATCATAATATATATTAAGCAATAAAGGAAGATTAATTTAACGAGGAAAGCTAGCTTAGATTTTCGTTTCTTTTGTAACAAAGTGATAGTTTTGGTTTATGATATTAGTTATTATAAGATGTATAATTTAGATATAATCATATAATTTGATCCCATAAGTTACAACATGGATGCTTACTCGAACGATATATGATGTCTCCGAAGAGTCTCCTTACTTACCCAAAGTTTCTTTTGAGAAAATCGAAGTTGACGAATTTAATAGATCCTAAACAGGGGATGTATCCATCTTAAAGCCAAAATTTTACATCTTTATTTCAAACTTCACCCAAATTACACTACAATGTAAATCAGCCATGCGTGCTGCGAATTTAAATTAGTCGgatcaataaattttgaatatcGGATGATTATAAAAAAGGTGCCCACagggaaaagaaaacaactttATTGGTTATGTGGATGAAATGTTATTGGGTGTATTATTGTTTAAATCTCTCAAAACAAGTACTAATCATTAACAGAAGTTGCAATGTTTCCACATGTAATAAATATAACTTTACGACGCAAAGTTAAGGATCTGTTTCAACTTCAAGTTAGAAGTGTCTCCAATTAGAGTTTTCAAGTTGACTATTCTGTCAACAATCTATTTCAACTTCAAGTTAGAAGTGTCTCCATTGTTCACCATGTTGGCAATAACCAGTGAATCAAGTTTCCAAATACTTAGTTAAGGATTCAACCCAAAAATGGAGAAAGTTCTTGCAAGGAGTGCTTCCCCTTAAATAAGTCCCATGCAACGTGAACCTGAATTAGTCTAGTTAATGCCTTCCTAATAAAGGCTGGTTAACCATAAGCAAACTTCAAGTCTAATGCACTATCTATGGAGTTGCACTATCATGTGAGCATATTTCAGATTGTTGATCACTCCAGGGAAGGAGCTAGAACATTCGGTACAGATTTGGCTGAACCTTATAACTTTTGCTTAAACACTGTTTTTGTATTAGGAAATTTATTAACTATGTACAAATATTTAATTGTGAACCCAGTAACTAAGATGAGCTACGAGTTCAATGAAAAATTCAAAACCCACAAGCTTCAAATCCTAACTTCGCCTGTGCTGATGAGTAGCTACATTATGATGAATGGATAAGCTAAAGGCGAAAATGTAAGAAAGTAACATGTTCTTTCGCCAGTTAACACTCGTGACTTGAACTAAAATATTTCACATTCCAATTAATGATCGGAAATCCAGTAAATTCTACTTGTGGAATACTatcttttcctattttaccTTTGTGTAATTTATGTTGTTAAAACCTTAAGAAATTGAAAGCTTAAAAGTAAAGTATAAAATTGAAAATGCACAAAGGTtaaaattttataaactgttAAACTTGTTGGAACATTGtattaaaaatatcataattaaTGACTTTCTTAATAAATATCCTGTGTTACATTTATTaagaattttattttcttaatctaCTTGAGATTTTGTTACCATATTCGATCTATAAAAATCAATTTAGAAAAGATTATGAAAAACAAATCATTGATTAGCTTTCCATTACTAATGATGGAAACAAAATAATTCTATATTGTCTTCAAGTAGAAATCCCTTAAGGTGAATCCCTTAAGTCCATTACTAATGATGGAAACAAAATCCTTAAGGTGAATCCCTTAAGTCTCTTAACATGTAGTCCTTCTTAGTGAAGATCCTTTTGTTTTTATGTATCATCCCCTATAACATTACAAGCGGGTGCGTTTTGTTTATCGATACGTTGTGCACATTTTCAATAATCTTCCTCCAGattcacaacaactaaaacTTCATTGTCAATCTCGTGATGATGATCTTGGTATTCAATGTCCTGGGGTGAGAAAGGACACTAGTTGGTCATTTTGTGGGGATGGGACACTTTATTTTGGCGGGCTCCATCAAACAATTTGATGTATGGAATGATCAAGATTTTTGCATACATGGTGAATAATACTAGCAAACGTGTGTGGCAAGTGCAGAAAGATGGTACCTATTTGGGTACTCATAATTCAACTGGCCAACTTAATATTACCAAATACGCCGAGTGGTGGAAAGTATAGTTTGTGTTTTCTGAAAGTAAATTAGAAGAATTATGTACTGGGAATTGAAGGAAATTATAATTACTAGAATATAACGTTCAGAAGCTTTTTCGTTTGcttcttttatgtgttttattCGACTGCTGCACCATGGATTTATATATAACTCATAATTATCCTATCAACTTATCTCTTCCTCTATAATCTCTGTCTATTAATATTTTACACAGGAAAAAGCTCAAATATGTGATCGAATTATTCGAAATGGCTTATCCATGCCACTCGTTAATAGTTGATTCATTTATGCCATTATCGTGACACATTTTTTCATTCGTGCCAAACCACTAATGAAATCTTACTACTAGTTACCAGATTTTGCCACATGACATTATCTTACCCTTTATGACTTACCAACCCCCACCCCTCTTACCCCTTTTTACGCATAGTATGTGTGAGTCATTTCATTAAGTTGTGGCAGATTGGAAGAGCCATTTAGGACTGTACATTGAACTAGGACACGGCTTGACAGTAGTTGGGAGTCCTAGTTTGTGTGATTGTCTAACAAGTACCTGGAATAAATGATGATTTGTTTTAGCAAACTTGCAtttattaatggagtatcaatTATCGATTATCTTACTGATCATGCTTGTATTGTTGTCTCTACATATGGAAGTAGTCTATATATCTCATTTTTGGGAGTGCAGTAATGATTAGAGAAACGTACTAATTTTAATAATTCCTAGTTTGTACTAATTTTCTGCTTTATCTAGAGTATCTTttgtcagaaaaaaaaaattaggatcaTCCAAACAACTTTTAGAATGAGCGCATGGTACGAAGGTAAAACGGAATACAATTTGCCTTCAAGAAAAAATCATCTATGTAACAACTGCTAATATGCAAATTTATTTAAAAGGATGAAAGGATTATCTgtgaacacctaatttttgTGCATTATTTAACTTCTCCTAAAGAATACAATTTAATGCTAATCTtagcttaattttttaattttaattatttttcttggcTTTTCTGCATTTTTTAAATGCATCGTTTATTCcataaaatgacaaaaacattttcttctttgatttgtatattttattGCATCTTTAAATTacaaaatacccaaaaaaaaaaaagtaaaagaattttttttccttctatttgTGCATTCTAGgattaattgattaattaattaattaatcaattcaATCGATTAGTTGGTTGGCAATTAATTAATGGAACATATTTGCCCTCCGTTAATAGTTGGGGTCAAATATGCCCTCGTTATTAGTATTACTAGTTGGGTCAAATTTGCTCCTAAATTATGCAAATGGAACAAGTTTATCTAGTAGATGTAGCAAATTTTGTATGAGCAATAGGAAGCACAAAATGTTCTGTGCACACTTGCAAAATTAGTGATTCTTCTTAAATTTAAGATAACTTATTTGATAGAGAATCATTCTAAACGACCTATTAACACCAAAGATTTGACGCCTTTTAGTCAACTCAATACAAGAACTATACACCAATTAAACTTATTGATACCACAATAAATTTCACTCGCGAGGATTGAAGCACTAACCCCTTATATAATTAGGTATGATAAATTACGAATCATATTAACAAACCTGCAGTTTTTGTAAACAATTCAAACACTTATACGTATAATATATGATGACTTCGACAACGAgaagatgattatgatgatggtCTATCTTTTAATTCATggcataataaaaaataaaactttgaagcaaaattcctttattttttttatttttttcaatcacCAATCAAACATAAGGAATAAGATAGAAAATCgtaatttttcttgaaaatttttgtCATGAAAAACATATTCATTCGTACCAAACACAGCACAATGTTTAACAGCTTCTCTTCTCTTATTCAAATTAcgtatttttaagttttttacttattttcacagTCAGGTTACAATTGATGGCTTAATTCTGGTtacctccttcttcttcttcttctttttttttttttttttttaaaatacagaATCATTTGAGTTTGATTAGAATGTACTAACCAAAACTTGAATCTGGCCCCACAATTACGGGCaagcaaagaagaaaaatctaggaGCGATTGAAAAATCACTTTCCATGTCAAAGTATATAACATACCCTTCTACAAACTCTATGTCAACGAAATAAGAAAATGTTATTGTTTAGCCTAAAATCTGACTATTAGAAAAATTGGTAGAATTTATTTGAATGATATCTAAAGCAACATACTTAATCCAAATAATATTAATCCCATGATAGTGTTGATCAAGCAGTAAAataataattgaaataataaattaagCAAATGCCTATAAACGAGAGATGAAATAATAAAAGACGTGGATCAGGCGATAAATGATGCTGATGAACAGCGATGAATCTTGCGTTTATAGAGAGAATAGTTAAGTTTTTCGTGTTCAAGTGAAAATGAGATGGTTACAATTGTGAATAATGTGAGTCTTTAGAGGATAACTAACATTGTCTCCTTAATATTTGTACAATTCAATTGTTACTGGGTTAATATTGTGGGCGTTAATGGGATTAAATGAAACCCCTAGGATCCAGGATAAAGTTGTTACCTGAGTTATCCTCAACCTGGAAACGTTATTCCCCGACAAACTCCCTCAGACTACGATGATCGGGGTAAAAAAATGTGTCCGATAAAAAACTCTGAGACGACTCCTACAAACCCTGGTCGAGTCGCCTTTGATTATTTCAACGTACTCTAATCCTTTCTATGCCTGCCACGTATCCAGTCAAATGATCTTCGCTTTCGGTGTATTTTAACCAATGCAATTATACCACTTATTCAAAGCCTTTAATTACCTTAGGGCTCTACTGCTCCAATCCCTCACCCCTATAAACACGAAAAATCAATAGtttcataaaataaaacacatttCGCGGGAAAATTAAACCTTGCCTCGTCTTTAATGCACATGAATCGAATATTTGTGAGTTCATGTGATTTTGTTGAATgtattgtcacaacccaaaaatCTAACAAGCTGCTATAGAACCTACATCTAACTCGGTAGGTGATCCATAATCCATTTTTAATGCATTGTTCAATTAATAAGCGGAAAAGTAAAATGAGAACATTATATTAAATAAGTCATAAACTTAGTCTCATACTCATAATCTAGAGAAAATAACGAGTACACCCCCAAAACCTGGTGTCATAGGTACAAGAGTCtctaaaacatgaatatactTCTGAATGTATCACAATACAACTATATTAGAATAGTAAAAGACTGAAGGAAATAAGGATAGATGAAATTTGGTGCTGTGAATCGAAATGCAACACCACACCCGAATCTCGAATGAACAACTATTGAGTTCCGAAGTCCGCGTGCTCCACTGGTGCAAAGATCTAAATCTACACAAAAGAGTGCAACAAATATAGCATGAGTACGGGATCAACGTGCACTCAACAAGTATCATTGATCGACACTAACGAAGTAGTAGCGATGATTGGTTTTTGAAAACACTTATTTCTACACTTTAACAAATATAATTCTCAACAGTTAAATAATCAATAGATAAGACTGGAATAAACTCCACAAAACCAGATAAAATACAGATAGAGCTGATAAGAACAATTCACCTCAAGAATCCAAGTATAAGAAGTTCAAACCACCTCAATAAGTTTAGATATAGATGAAATctgatacaatgcaatgcaattgtCATATGTATGCAATTGGTATACATTCTAACTCGACAGGGGAGTTTAGGAGTGTGACTTATGGGAAATCCGTGAAATTCTATACCCACACAGAACTAGATCACATCGTGCTATCAACCACAATATGCAAGCACGGAACCAGATCCACCAAATCACATGGTGCTATCAACTATATTGATCGGCCCGTTAGACCATAATACCATCACTCTGCCCGGAATCATACCATCGCGCATATGTCTAAATGAATTATCAATGAAATAGGCATGGATATCCCCATAATTAAGTATGAATTTCATATGCTTTCACTTAAGCATAAACACGGTGCCCAAAAAGAATCCACACAATACATTTATTATCCAATGAATGAGACATATGGAGTGATGTAAAGAATGCATGTCAACAAACATGATAATCACATTATCTCAGTCAAAGTATGCTTAGGATTCACAGATACAATTACGTAATCATATAATTCATCACACAATTGACTAAGTACCCATAACATGATATCGTACCTGTATAAGTGCTCGTCACCTTACGAATGCGGTACCCCATTTATCCTTaacatttttttaatcatttaagTAGGGAAACATCCTTCTAATAAAGTCTCAGTCTTAACCTACCTTATCTGAAACACGTAGAACTCACCAAACAACTTTGTCTTTCCTGAACGCCTTCGAACGCTCCCAATCTAATCAATATGAGTTCTACATAAGTATACAAGTCTATTTTAACCTAAAAATAGCCACCTTAAAAAGTCAACAAAAAATCAACCTCGagccctttctttcaaaattggGTTACCCATAACCCGAGAATCTCCCACACCAAATTTCACCCAAATTCTCCCTTAAATTCCCAATTTTTGTTCTCTTAAGTTTGAGATGAAATCCCTAATTTTCCAACTCGATTCATTAATTTAATTGTGTTGAATACTAggaatcatgaataatgatcaAAAGGAAAGTTAGGTTCTTACCCCCGTGATGAATCGTGAAAATTTTATCAAAGATCGCCCCAATCCAAGTTTTCGAGCTCCCAAAATGGTGAAATGAGCTTATAGAAAAATACTGTCAACTATAAAATAGGAATCTAACTGCTAAACGTGAAATTATTATCGCTAAAGGTCTAAATCTTGTCGCGAAAGGTGCACCAAGACGTTTTTCTTTCGCAACCATTTTTTGTTTTCACTAAAATTTCCCTAATTCTCTCGTAATTCGACAATTTTTGTTCCTATGAGTCCAAAATAACAATACGGACCTAATCGGTCGGTCAAAACTCAATTCCGAACTAATTTGCTCAATCATATACTGTTTTGTTCTTTAAAGATTAAATTTCATGTTTAGCGGTAAAAACCCGAGCGCAACTTATCAGAATTAGACAAATATTCCAGATCAGTCCTATAAATCATTCTCAAACTTCTGGAAGTCTTGAAATCAAATTCCAATCTCTAGAATTAATAACGAACCTTTGGACCGTTACACGTTTATGCGGCGCCGAAACACCAAACACGTTAAAAACCGATTTGAAACTTATCAGAACTAAACCAAAAATTGTAGTTCACATCAAAGTCACCCTACAAACCTATTGGAACGCTCAAATGACCAATCTGGGGTCGTTTAGGCACATATTTGACCTTGATCAACTCTTAATTTCCATTTTAACTAGTATGCAACTTAAGTGTCTGAATCACTTCCGAACCTCTTGGGACTCATCCAAACTATCCATCGAAGAGATACATTACCTATAtcacactacaagaaaaaatatacttggcaacaaaaaaaaaaattttgttgccatagattgattattgttgcaaaaagtacttttggcaacaaaaaaaaatattttgttgcatgaacttttcccaacggctgttattgcaacaactttttttttggttggcaAAAGTACTTTTGCaataataatcaatactatgacaataaaattaaattctttggcaacaaaaaaatcatttgccaacaataaaactaagttgttgccaaatataaaatttttgttgccatttctgtactttcttgtagtgtcaACTTTCAAACCTCGATTTCAAgtctgtttttattttttctcaaagactttaatttttattttcttctccgATACTCATTTGATTGCCTCAGAAAATGTGtcacccatccccgcaagtcataaTCACATTTTAAGCCTACATGAAGGGTCATATAGGGGGAAAATGGTCTTAGTACTCAAAATTAACGACCGGACGAgtcgttatatatatacattttaaattttatggtatgtatatatatacatatctagaGTCGAAAGTGATGATTTCAATTGAACTCACAGAAATTGTCTTGGAATCACGCTCTACCTTTACTTTAAAAGATAACTGAGAGAAAAATCTACCATTTAAATTGATAAGGCAAATCTTCAAAGTCAATTGAGCCCACCATCATATCCATCTCCATAGTGTGATCAGTGCTAGTATAAGAAGAAGAGTAGACTGATCCAGATGAGAGGAAATTCCCATTATCAGACCCTGATGATAATGACGCCTTAACATGGCCGAAGACTTCAGCTGCCGGAGTCGAATAATCATCGGACGGGAGAAAATAGTCGGAGCTTGATGATTGGAATTGGTGTTGATTAGGGTAAAAGTAGCTTGGGGAGACCTcttctttgatttccttttttgTTGAAGGGAATGTTGGAAAATAAAGATGTTCATAGTTATCATTGGAATCAAAGCT contains:
- the LOC132049815 gene encoding uncharacterized protein LOC132049815: MGAINFLDTILVPLSLFITIGYHAYLWQNLKHKPSNTTIGMNMLKRRSWLRELNQASAKKGTLAVQSLRNALMETILTATITILITLAMAALTNNTLKVSNLFTNAFFGSQTGKIIVLKYGSATIFLVASFLCSSMALGFLIDANFLVNALGEFSINPRYTETIFERGFTLAFVGDRVLCMTFPLLFWMFGPVPVVVSSLALVWGLRERDFAGNWSRTMNKSCT